The following are encoded in a window of Peromyscus maniculatus bairdii isolate BWxNUB_F1_BW_parent chromosome X, HU_Pman_BW_mat_3.1, whole genome shotgun sequence genomic DNA:
- the LOC102919968 gene encoding protein VCF1-like isoform X2, whose product MGLVRKRRRNDKEEDTHLPRHSKRNKKDQAQDPSAIESSSSDNEKIHSNINNTKRESVPESSLNPDHAELNPDVPEFSDVDYALGQDQGPYSHINQILKEAHFFKLQQRGQSLT is encoded by the exons ATGGGCCTGGTCAG gaaaaggagaagaaatgacaAGGAGGAAGACACCCACCTTCCCCGTCATTCGAAGAGGAATAAGAAGGACCAGGCCCAGGACCCGAGTGCTATAGAG tCGTCAAGCAGTGATAATGAAAAGATCCACAGCAACATCAATAACACTAAGAGAGAAAGTGTACCAGAGAGCAGCTTAAACCCGGACCATGCTGAACTTAACCCCGATGTCCCTGAGTTCTCCGATGTGGACTATGCATTGGGCCAAGACCAAGGTCCTTACTCCCACATTAACCAGATCTTGAAGGAAGCTCATTTCTTCAAACTACAGCAGAGAGGACAATCTCTGACATGA